One Silurus meridionalis isolate SWU-2019-XX chromosome 10, ASM1480568v1, whole genome shotgun sequence genomic window carries:
- the LOC124392681 gene encoding uncharacterized protein LOC124392681, with translation MEAMRIRVRGGQRERGVGRGRGRGRGRGQRRGPVRRRVSDDIRATLVDHVINNGLSMREAGQRVHPNLSRCTVASIIRTFRLENRMVGLPPRGGRERLFTQEQELAIVQMVQENIAIRLRELQQRIIADRMIFNNINRVSISTLSCILQKHNFRMKQLYRVPFERNRVRVKDLRHDHVQTVLDFDATEQPHEVIYVDEAGFNLAKTRRRGRNIVGQRAAVNVPGQCGENITLCSAISVQGVLHHHATLGPYNTGQIIVFLDALGQTTAAQICCHLG, from the exons ATGGAGGCAATGCGAATAAGAGTAAGAggaggacaaagagagagaggagttggaCGTGGACGTGGAcgtggaagaggaagaggacaaAGACGAGGACCAGTGCGGAGACGTGTATCGGATGACATCAGGGCTACTCTGGTGGACCATGTCATAAATAATGGCTTATCCATGAGGGAGGCTGGGCAAAGAGTCCACCCTAACCTCAGTCGCTGCACAGTAGCATCGATAATAAGAACATTCCGACTGGAGAACAG AATGGTTGGGCTACCTCCTCGAGGTGGAAGGGAACGTCTCTTTACTCAAGAACAAGAGCTTGCCATCGTTCAAATGGTGCAAGAAAATATTGCAATCCGACTTCGTGAGTTGCAACAGCGCATAATTGCAGATAGAATGATATTCAACAATATCAACAGGGTCAGCATTTCTACACTAAGTTGCATCCTACAGAAACATAACTTCAGAATGAAGCAGCTGTACAGGGTGCCATTTGAGAGGAACAGGGTCAGGGTCAAGGATCTGCGCCATGATCATGTGCAG acagTTTTGGATTTTGATGCCACCGAACAGCCACATGAGGTTATCTATGTGGATGAGGCAGGCTTTAATCTGGCCAAAACCAGGCGTCGAGGCCGTAACATAGTTGGACAAAGGGCTGCTGTAAATGTCCCTGGGCAATGTGGGGAAAATATCACCTTGTGTTCTGCAATTAGTGTCCAAGGAGTCCTGCATCATCATGCCACTCTAGGTCCCTACAATACAGGACAGATCATTGTATTTCTAGATGCACTAGGACAAACCACAGCAGCCCAGATTTGTTGTCATCTGGGATAA